The following are encoded in a window of Risungbinella massiliensis genomic DNA:
- a CDS encoding AAA family ATPase, with protein MSDYKTFRSTLTRYLKARIPFISIRSGERARVLEVLKEIGTELNVPIYTHTLSQGMREIVSNRSVHDDRSVFGALDFMSQQMTQRQNLTFCLTEVSDLDNDTQAARHFYDAALLASDPNSSGSIIVITSDPIWAPLQRLGLSVTLDHPNEDEMLRIVQEQIHPYQGHMPIDWKVEQEKEAANILAGISQIEAENVLATLLAKGEIRTDDLDELRHAKDRIFADISGLERIPVRDKDLSVGGLEGLKAWLDQERPLLTADLRERGIRPPRGVLLVGVPGCGKSLSAKAIASSWKLPLYRLDLATIQGQYVGQSENNLKQALSTADHISPCVLWIDEIEKGLAGGGSGSSGVTTRLIGQFLFWLQEATARVFVVATANDVSQLPGELLRRGRFDELFFIDLPSPEERRDIISIYVKKGLKQSLDEQLMDELVQLSEGFAGADIEAAVREVVKRAYLNGDDSITVDLFRRSFQNIVPLSKTSPERVEAIQNWGRERAVPASGRPIAGGDEQTIKARRTVLL; from the coding sequence ATGAGTGATTATAAAACATTCCGTTCGACACTGACTAGGTATCTCAAAGCGCGAATCCCCTTTATCTCCATCCGAAGTGGGGAACGTGCAAGAGTTCTAGAAGTTTTAAAAGAGATTGGAACAGAGCTAAATGTCCCGATCTATACACATACCCTCTCACAAGGAATGAGAGAGATTGTTTCGAATCGTTCCGTACACGATGATCGGTCTGTCTTTGGTGCGTTAGATTTTATGAGTCAGCAGATGACACAAAGACAAAACCTAACATTTTGTCTGACAGAAGTTTCGGATTTAGATAATGACACGCAAGCAGCTCGCCATTTTTATGACGCAGCATTGCTTGCTTCTGATCCTAATTCGAGTGGTTCCATCATTGTGATCACCTCTGATCCGATCTGGGCACCGCTTCAACGTTTAGGGCTGTCGGTTACATTAGATCATCCCAATGAAGATGAGATGTTGCGCATCGTCCAAGAGCAAATTCATCCTTATCAAGGACATATGCCAATTGATTGGAAAGTAGAGCAAGAAAAAGAAGCAGCCAATATTCTTGCTGGAATTAGTCAGATCGAAGCAGAGAATGTATTGGCTACCTTACTTGCCAAAGGGGAGATTCGTACCGACGATCTGGACGAGCTTCGGCATGCCAAAGATCGAATCTTTGCAGATATTTCTGGTTTAGAGCGGATTCCTGTTCGAGATAAGGATCTCTCTGTTGGAGGACTAGAAGGGCTAAAGGCTTGGCTTGATCAAGAGCGTCCGCTTTTGACCGCGGATCTCAGAGAGCGCGGAATCCGCCCTCCACGTGGAGTATTGCTTGTTGGAGTACCGGGATGTGGAAAATCACTCTCCGCTAAAGCGATTGCTTCTAGTTGGAAGCTTCCATTATACCGTTTGGACCTAGCTACGATACAAGGCCAGTATGTGGGTCAGAGTGAAAATAATCTCAAGCAGGCACTGTCCACAGCGGATCATATCTCACCGTGTGTACTTTGGATCGATGAGATCGAGAAAGGCCTAGCAGGTGGAGGAAGTGGTTCATCCGGTGTTACAACTCGACTAATTGGTCAGTTCCTATTTTGGTTACAAGAGGCAACTGCTCGTGTCTTTGTCGTAGCCACTGCGAATGATGTTTCTCAATTGCCAGGTGAATTGCTTCGTCGTGGACGTTTTGATGAACTATTTTTCATTGATCTGCCTTCTCCTGAAGAGCGACGTGATATCATTTCGATTTATGTGAAAAAAGGGTTGAAGCAAAGTCTCGATGAGCAGCTGATGGATGAGTTAGTCCAGCTGTCTGAAGGTTTTGCTGGAGCTGATATTGAAGCGGCGGTAAGAGAAGTGGTCAAACGAGCTTATCTCAATGGAGACGATTCGATTACAGTGGATCTCTTTCGCCGTAGTTTCCAAAATATCGTGCCGTTATCCAAGACAAGTCCAGAGCGAGTCGAAGCGATTCAAAACTGGGGGAGAGAGCGTGCAGTTCCTGCCTCAGGCAGACCAATCGCTGGTGGAGATGAGCAGACGATTAAGGCAAGGAGAACCGTATTATTGTAA
- a CDS encoding arabinofuranosyltransferase, whose protein sequence is MKMMRQETTKIYLLYLVFSSIICFLLLMLELPSERFFLVLIPKTLLFVALFLVAFLYFVKHPHFRRNRDLYIVLTVGLFLSSVMAYLYQDTYFGFDARSIDSEFVYAIITKYANFWPLVDFTYQDLSAFYPPLFFYVAGKLAWLFGMEPYHILRFINVWTPIMVVPLIYFAWRHITNSRVGMLVAITSSLAFMSEMYFKPYEFLSLMFILPWWFSFVDRPKDQPLPQETSKYRRFVVLAGFLGALIFLTFYYWFFLLVIYTLIRLVLYLVETRSLVQVWNRFRHWFYVAGTVFLFALVYFVPLFISIAKYGIKTYQNRYFTFDMLKIFAPHLENLVEEPTQLFYLIGLIAVILLSKKYDFVQKLLFLVLGTYVWQFLGNITVALKKPILHFKMEWMIHLLLMVAFSYAIYYLINRIVEYKEQIYFGAIIFVILILGQYSLQVHDIAITKGFKKVSQDIRSLETVDHKGKVFLTSRRDMYMHYPVFYFVAPEPTFTHHASRRDDRIQLLRELTKQSDPKFMAWMLTYNKFDKVDYLWLENKYQIYLVQDHFLKLPNAVYEEFTFEPSMFQSRYFEQKTKGKMFYEVQPIDKTEFQSFTPAQKALAEKYGDPEVIENLSEKS, encoded by the coding sequence ATGAAGATGATGCGACAAGAGACCACGAAAATATACCTTTTGTACCTCGTATTCTCTTCTATCATTTGCTTTCTTCTCCTAATGCTAGAGTTGCCGAGTGAACGATTTTTTCTAGTTCTAATACCGAAAACACTGCTTTTTGTAGCGCTATTTTTAGTTGCGTTCCTTTATTTCGTCAAACATCCTCACTTTAGGCGAAATCGTGATCTATACATAGTTTTAACCGTGGGCTTGTTCTTGTCGAGTGTAATGGCTTACCTCTATCAAGATACTTACTTTGGATTTGATGCTCGCTCTATTGATAGCGAATTTGTATATGCCATTATTACGAAGTACGCAAATTTCTGGCCTTTGGTTGACTTTACGTACCAAGATCTATCTGCCTTTTACCCGCCATTGTTTTTTTATGTCGCTGGTAAATTAGCATGGTTGTTTGGGATGGAACCTTATCATATTTTGCGCTTTATTAATGTTTGGACCCCAATAATGGTAGTACCATTGATCTACTTTGCTTGGCGACACATTACCAATTCTAGGGTAGGGATGTTAGTCGCAATCACCAGTTCACTTGCTTTTATGTCTGAGATGTATTTTAAGCCTTATGAATTTCTAAGTCTTATGTTCATCTTGCCTTGGTGGTTTTCCTTTGTAGACCGTCCAAAAGATCAACCTCTTCCACAAGAAACATCAAAATATCGTAGATTTGTTGTTTTAGCTGGTTTTCTTGGGGCGCTTATCTTTTTGACATTCTACTATTGGTTTTTCCTATTAGTGATTTACACATTGATTCGTCTCGTTCTCTATCTAGTTGAAACCCGATCTTTGGTTCAAGTCTGGAATCGTTTCCGCCATTGGTTTTATGTTGCAGGTACTGTATTCCTATTTGCGTTGGTTTACTTTGTTCCACTCTTTATAAGCATTGCTAAATATGGGATCAAGACTTATCAAAATCGATATTTTACCTTTGATATGTTAAAGATCTTTGCACCTCACCTCGAGAATTTAGTAGAAGAACCTACACAACTTTTTTATCTTATAGGGTTGATTGCAGTCATTTTACTAAGTAAGAAATATGACTTTGTACAGAAGCTCCTATTTCTAGTACTGGGTACTTATGTATGGCAATTTTTAGGGAATATCACTGTTGCTTTAAAAAAGCCTATACTGCACTTTAAAATGGAATGGATGATTCATCTTCTCCTAATGGTGGCTTTTTCTTATGCTATCTACTATCTGATCAATCGAATTGTAGAGTATAAAGAACAAATATACTTTGGGGCAATTATTTTTGTGATCTTGATATTGGGACAATACTCTTTACAAGTTCATGATATAGCGATTACCAAAGGATTTAAAAAGGTATCTCAAGATATTCGATCCTTAGAAACAGTAGATCATAAAGGAAAAGTATTTCTAACTTCTAGACGTGATATGTATATGCATTATCCAGTGTTTTACTTTGTAGCACCTGAACCAACTTTTACACATCATGCCAGTAGGCGGGATGATCGGATTCAATTGTTACGTGAGTTAACCAAACAAAGCGACCCGAAATTTATGGCTTGGATGCTCACTTATAATAAATTTGATAAGGTAGACTATCTCTGGTTGGAGAACAAATACCAAATCTACTTAGTACAAGATCATTTTTTGAAGCTACCAAATGCAGTGTATGAGGAATTTACGTTTGAACCTTCTATGTTCCAGAGTCGTTATTTTGAACAGAAGACAAAAGGAAAAATGTTCTATGAGGTTCAACCAATTGATAAAACGGAATTTCAATCGTTTACCCCAGCTCAGAAAGCACTTGCAGAGAAATACGGAGATCCAGAAGTGATAGAGAATCTATCCGAAAAATCTTAA
- a CDS encoding ATP-grasp domain-containing protein: MSVLILSRVAHQYYPYEEWMKDLGEDLVLLVAEEFRSDYPAEQYVHIESFPNYERNGNVELRALQLHEEYQFGCIIACSEVDIIRAAVLRERLGIEGQHTQSAIHFRDKTVMKEIAAQKGVTVPIFRRVDHSFDLLDFVTEHGYPVVVKPVDGAGSVNTSVLRSERDLAELLVGGLTSHLEVETFVEGNMYHVDGLVANGKLAFISASRYAEESGCLAFQGGGYNASYLLEHDNPLFHRFVSFTKNLLHALDTPHHTSFHCEVFHTPDDKIYLCEIASRTGGGRLNTYLEEAYGFHLSRNWVRAQCGLPLDLPEYHQIRQAKMTGDILVPPKKGTFLSGPKTSPPEWVCEYRVVGNPGDSYGGAQTSVDHIASFVVHGKSESEVKKRLFQAAEWFENEAQWQLF; encoded by the coding sequence ATGAGTGTTCTCATTTTGAGCCGTGTCGCCCATCAGTATTATCCATATGAAGAATGGATGAAAGATTTGGGAGAAGACTTGGTTCTACTAGTCGCGGAGGAATTTCGCTCAGACTATCCAGCAGAACAATATGTACACATTGAATCCTTTCCCAACTATGAACGGAATGGAAATGTAGAGTTGCGTGCCCTTCAATTACATGAAGAATATCAGTTTGGGTGTATTATCGCCTGTTCGGAAGTAGATATTATTCGGGCAGCAGTACTGAGGGAGAGGCTAGGAATTGAAGGCCAACATACCCAAAGTGCAATCCATTTCCGGGACAAGACAGTAATGAAAGAGATCGCCGCTCAGAAAGGAGTAACCGTTCCTATTTTTCGGAGAGTAGATCACTCTTTTGACCTACTCGATTTTGTGACAGAACATGGCTATCCAGTCGTGGTAAAACCAGTGGATGGAGCTGGATCTGTCAATACTAGTGTGCTTCGTTCGGAAAGAGATCTCGCAGAGTTACTAGTAGGAGGTCTAACATCTCATCTAGAGGTAGAAACTTTTGTCGAAGGAAATATGTATCATGTGGACGGACTCGTGGCAAATGGCAAGCTCGCTTTTATCTCTGCTTCTCGGTATGCAGAAGAGAGTGGTTGTCTAGCTTTTCAAGGCGGCGGGTACAATGCTAGCTATCTATTAGAACACGATAATCCTCTCTTTCACCGCTTTGTATCCTTTACTAAAAATCTCCTACATGCACTCGATACCCCACATCATACTTCTTTTCATTGTGAAGTTTTCCATACTCCAGATGACAAAATTTATTTATGTGAAATAGCTAGTCGAACCGGTGGTGGACGTTTAAACACGTATTTAGAAGAAGCCTATGGTTTTCACCTTAGTCGTAATTGGGTAAGAGCCCAATGTGGCTTACCATTGGATTTGCCAGAATATCATCAGATTCGACAAGCAAAAATGACCGGAGATATATTGGTTCCTCCTAAAAAAGGTACATTTTTATCTGGACCGAAAACATCGCCACCAGAGTGGGTATGTGAATATCGCGTAGTCGGAAATCCTGGTGATTCATACGGAGGAGCCCAGACCAGCGTTGATCATATCGCTTCTTTCGTGGTGCATGGAAAGTCTGAGTCAGAAGTAAAGAAACGTTTATTTCAAGCAGCAGAGTGGTTTGAGAATGAAGCGCAGTGGCAATTGTTCTAG
- a CDS encoding ATP-grasp domain-containing protein: MSILILNRVPHDLCPYEEWLAETGEELLLLSSDEYAEGFPKDRYTYVESFSNYIHNGNVERRAIELYEKYQFHTIIAVAERDIYRASQLRERFDLKGQSYASASEYRNKVLMKTIARKGGILTPEFAELKSNFDLVEFASQHDFPLVVKPIDSAGSMGTVVLENHKDLERMLAEGVPDKSEVETFVDGEMYHIDGLVYEGKVVFIAASKYTSSCLSFHEGGYTGSYIVDQESPLAKRLIRETEKLISVLDTPQHTTFHCEFFHTVDDEIVLCEIASRTGGGRVNVILEQAFGINITQSMILAQLGLPVQLPAHQKEVNPPTFCGHALLPPRQGVFLTVETTSMPSWVLEYRLLAKPGEIYDSPKSSVDHICSIVVGGASIQEVNERMEKVADWFRAASRWGEIRSVS, translated from the coding sequence ATGAGTATCTTAATTTTAAACCGTGTACCTCATGATTTGTGTCCTTATGAGGAGTGGTTAGCAGAAACAGGGGAAGAGCTCCTTTTGTTGTCTTCCGATGAGTATGCGGAGGGATTTCCAAAAGATCGTTATACTTATGTGGAATCATTCTCTAACTATATTCATAATGGGAATGTAGAGCGTCGAGCGATTGAGTTATATGAAAAATATCAATTCCACACGATCATAGCAGTAGCAGAACGGGATATTTACCGTGCGAGTCAATTGAGAGAAAGATTTGATTTGAAGGGGCAAAGCTACGCTAGTGCAAGTGAGTATCGCAATAAGGTTTTGATGAAAACCATAGCTAGAAAAGGTGGAATTCTGACTCCTGAATTTGCAGAGTTGAAATCCAACTTTGATCTTGTTGAGTTTGCATCTCAACATGATTTTCCGCTCGTAGTAAAACCAATTGATAGTGCAGGATCGATGGGAACAGTAGTACTGGAGAATCATAAGGATTTAGAGAGAATGTTGGCAGAGGGTGTTCCTGACAAATCGGAAGTAGAAACATTCGTGGATGGAGAAATGTACCATATTGATGGATTGGTATACGAAGGGAAAGTAGTATTTATTGCTGCGTCTAAGTATACTAGTAGCTGTTTATCCTTCCATGAAGGAGGGTATACAGGCAGTTATATTGTGGATCAAGAGAGTCCACTCGCAAAACGCCTCATTCGAGAGACCGAAAAGCTCATTTCTGTTTTAGATACACCACAGCATACTACGTTTCATTGTGAATTCTTCCATACAGTAGACGATGAGATTGTTTTATGTGAGATCGCTAGTCGAACAGGTGGTGGACGTGTTAATGTCATCTTAGAACAGGCTTTTGGGATTAATATTACACAATCGATGATTTTGGCCCAGTTAGGACTACCTGTTCAACTTCCTGCACATCAAAAGGAAGTAAATCCTCCTACTTTTTGTGGACATGCTCTCTTACCTCCACGCCAAGGGGTATTCTTAACAGTGGAGACTACTTCGATGCCAAGTTGGGTGTTGGAGTATCGGTTACTTGCAAAACCGGGTGAAATTTATGATTCTCCTAAATCTAGTGTTGATCATATCTGCTCTATTGTAGTAGGTGGAGCCTCGATCCAAGAAGTGAATGAAAGGATGGAGAAAGTAGCGGATTGGTTCCGTGCTGCCTCCAGATGGGGAGAAATCCGTTCTGTATCTTAA
- a CDS encoding SDH family Clp fold serine proteinase, translated as MNQGQTPGFSFQSPNQPLYHAVHRDRYDRQALIREIEKVTGRRLIIYMSNLNHHESSITRDDIAPFHELVGNLDRNSDVDLLIQSPGGDPNAAEIIVHTLLSRTKHLRVVVPQAAKSAATLISLAADEIVMSDTSELGPIDPQVTIPTSYGLAFRPAQAFLNGLEMIKKEHVDGQALNPTYYPFLKGVDAALIDYCYKSIEHSKRLAVKWLSRSMKKNQPKEAARIAEELINIEKYPNHGQVINYQDGLRIGLRITYQSFDDPIWRAFWRLYVNYIVVMKEQQAVKIFENTNASVML; from the coding sequence ATGAATCAAGGACAAACCCCCGGCTTCTCTTTCCAGTCTCCCAATCAGCCGCTCTATCATGCGGTGCATCGTGATCGTTATGATAGACAAGCTTTGATTCGGGAAATAGAGAAGGTGACGGGACGTAGATTAATTATCTATATGTCGAATCTAAATCATCATGAAAGTTCGATTACAAGAGATGATATCGCCCCGTTTCACGAATTAGTCGGAAATCTGGATCGGAATAGCGATGTAGATTTGCTCATTCAAAGCCCTGGTGGGGATCCTAATGCAGCTGAAATTATTGTTCATACCTTGCTCTCGCGAACTAAGCATTTACGTGTTGTGGTTCCGCAAGCTGCCAAGAGTGCAGCTACACTCATTAGCTTAGCGGCGGATGAGATAGTGATGAGTGATACCTCTGAGCTTGGTCCAATTGATCCACAGGTTACGATTCCCACTTCATATGGGTTAGCTTTTCGTCCAGCCCAAGCTTTTCTAAACGGACTCGAAATGATTAAAAAAGAACATGTAGACGGACAAGCGCTGAATCCTACGTACTATCCATTTCTAAAAGGAGTAGATGCAGCTTTAATCGATTACTGCTACAAATCGATTGAACATTCCAAACGTTTAGCAGTAAAATGGCTCTCGCGCTCCATGAAAAAGAATCAACCAAAAGAAGCTGCTCGGATTGCAGAAGAGTTAATTAATATTGAGAAGTATCCAAATCACGGTCAAGTGATTAACTACCAGGATGGATTACGCATAGGGCTACGCATTACGTATCAATCATTTGATGATCCGATATGGCGTGCTTTTTGGAGGCTATATGTGAACTACATTGTGGTAATGAAAGAGCAACAAGCGGTGAAAATTTTTGAAAATACGAATGCTTCCGTCATGTTATAA